CAAATAACAAGTTTCTCAACATTTTTAATGCATCACTGCAGCGTAATCTCACCAAATGAACACCAGagtccccatcccctccctcagTTATCAATCTTTAATCCCAGGCATGCTGTCTACTTGTACTACATGCAAGCACAAACTCCCTACAACCTGCTGGtgtctagtctctgcaagcacataaaCTCCCTGCATCCTGCTGGTGTCTAGTCATGCACTCCCTACCTTTTATGCTTTTACTCACTCACACTTCACCCATCATGTCTTCACATCATCATCCATCCTACTCCCATAATTCTAattttattcagtcagtcagtcagtcagtcagtcattcaatctctctctctctctctctctctctctctctcagcaccttTACTAATTAATTCAATGctcaccttttctcttctctcttaccaTCACTTCAAATAATTCAATGCACACTTTCTCTCATCATACATCCTATGATCCTGAACAATGTAAATATTAAGTTTTTCATCAAATACTTAATAGTAACTTAAAGTTACATATGATACAGTTGCAAGTAAAGTAAAAGTATTCATATTTGCtttgataaatatttttattGGGTATAGGGGAGTACAATACATGTATTATCTCTACTTCTCAGAGGCCCTCCTAAGAGTTTACATTACCCTCAATAAAGAGATGCTATGAGCTAATTTAAAGTTAATACAAGAAAAATTATAGAAGCTAAGAGGAAAGAGGCATACATGTTAAGATATGCATGCACAGTTAGgaacagcaccaacaacaagagAAGTGGAAGGTAATGTACAACTCCTGGTGGTCAGAAAAACCTTCCACCATGAACCCCAGCTTGTCGCTGCTTAGGCTCAAAGCTTCATAAATTCTGACCAAATAGAGCATAGTTCTGAGATTATGAAGTGCTGATGAATAAATATACTTTTAAAGGTACACAGATCAATCACTTCAACAACTCAGTGCTCCAACAAAGATGTACACACTTTCTCATCTGGCCATGAATCAGGACTCCAGCCTTGATACCTGATAAATAGACACCTTTCAGGCGCAACAAAAAACATCCATTACACACTGAAACATGTACATAATACACTAATATCCTGTGTCAGTAAATCAAAGAATAtgcatcctaaaaaaaaaaaaaaaaggcaaatggCATACAAGAGCTGGGTCCACAATACAGGTCAAGGAAAGATGTGTACAAACTTTAACCTCATCCTCCACCAGATGGGCCCCGACCGGTAGGCCTCCACCTGCAGCTACTCGCCCCAGTGTCTCCAGTCAGAGGGTTGTACTCTGTGGGGACAGAaactcactgaaactcaggtgtctgaggcaactgaaagtagccccttttctgttccctcctactttctctatcctcattttcaatccaaagctggatgctgcgtttatgtgcacaatgacttaacctgctcccatgcccacgctcttgaatcttctgagttttccaccatctggctacgactacagagtcaacctcatactaaatttatctgtgctgtatacctctcacctaactcctctgactataagaaattctttgactacttaacttccaaagtggagcacattctgacccttttcccttttgcagagatctccattcttggagacttcaatgttcaccaccagctttggctttcctcttccttcactgaccatcctggtgaactagcctacaactttgctatcctccatgacctagagcaactggtgcaacaccctactcgtattcctgaccgtcttggagatacacccaacattcttgaccttttcctgacctctaattcttctggttatgctgtcaccctttcttctccgttgggctcctctgaacacaatctcatatctgtatcttgtcctatcgctccaatccctcctcaggatctccctaagtgaaggtgcctctggcattttgcctctgctagttggggggacctgacgaggtattttgctgattttccttggaatgactactgcttccgtgtcagagacccatctttgtgtgctgagtgcataacagaggtgatagtgtctggcatggaggcgtacattcctcactctttttctcgtcctaaaccttctaaaccttggtttaacacagcttgttctcatgctatacatgatagagaggtggcccacaaaaggtacttaagccttccatcaccagaatctcatgcactttatatttctgcccggaaccatgccaagtctgttctccaactagccaaaaactccttcattaacagaaaatgtcaaaacctttcaagatctaactcccctcgtgatttctggcatctagccaaaagtatctccaataactttgcttcttcttctttccctcctttatttcaaccggatggcaccactgctatcacatctatttctaaagctgaactcttcactcaaacctttgctacaaactctaccttggatgattctgggcttgttcctccctctcctccaccctctgactacttcatgctacctattaaaattcttcgcaatgatgttttccatgccctcgctggcctaaaccctcggaaggcttatggacctgatgcggtccctcctattgttctccaaaactgtgcctccatgcttgcaccttgcccagtcgaactctttcagctctgtctgtcaacatctacctttccttcttgctggaagtttgcctacattcaacctgttcctgaaaagggtgaccgttctaatccctcaaactaccgtcctactgctttaatttccagcctatctaaagtttttgaatctatcctcaacaggaagattcttaaacatctatcacttcacaaccttctatctgatcgccagtatgggttccgtcaaggccactctactggtgatcttctggctttccttaccgagtcttggtcatcctcttttagagattttggtggaactcatgctgttgccttggacatatcaaaagcttttaatagagtctggcacaaagctctgatttccaaactaccctcctacggtttctatccttctctctgtaacttcatctcaagtttcctttctgaccgttctattactgctgtggtagacggtcactgttcttctcctaaatctattaacagtggtgttcctcagggttctgtcctgtcacccactctcttcttattattcattaatgatcttctaaaccaaacttcttgtcctatccactcctatgctgatgataccaccctgcacttttccacgtcttttcaaagacgtccaacccttcaggaggtaaacatatcacgcagggaagccacagaacgcttgacttctgatctttctgaaatttctgattggggcagagcaaacttggtattgttcaatgcctcaaaaactcaattcctccatctatcaactcgacataaccttccagacaactatcccctcttcttcaatgacactcaactgtcctcctcttctacactgaacatcctcggtctgtcctttacttataatctgaactggaaacttcacatctcatctctagctaaaacagcttctatgaagttaggtgttctgagacgtctccgccagtttttctcaccccccccagctgctaactctgtacaagggccttatccgtccatgtatggagtatgcttcacatgtttggggggggttccactcatactgctcttctagacagggtggaatcaaaagcttttcgtctcatcaactcctctcctctaactgactgtcttcagcctctctctcaccgccgcaatgttgcatatctaactgtcttctaccgctattttcatgctaactgctcttctgatcttgctaactgcatgcctctccttcttccgcggcctcgctgcacaagactttcttctttctctcacccctattctgtccacctctctaatgcaagagttaaccagtattctcaatcattcatccctttctctggtaaactctggaactccctgcctgcttctgtatttccaccttcctatgacttgaattccttcaagaaggtttcaaaacacttattcatcaattattgaccactgctttgactcttttatgggactggcatttcagtgggcatattttttattggatttttgttgcccttggccagtgtccttcctacataaaaaaaaaagaaataaataaataaaagttggtGCTTTATTGCCTGTACCCTGAAAACTCAAACTCTACCAAAAAACTACAGTGAAAATTAAATCCACTACCCCTCTACACAACACAGTGAAACCATCCAACCCATCTACTACCATTACTGGCAAAATCAATATTTCCAGAAAACCATTAAGACTATATTAATTACATCTACCTCAAGATAATGATATAATACTATTCAACAATGTGAAAACTTTGCTAAGTACATGACAGACATCCTATTCCATTTTAATTTAGTATCACATCTATTGAGAGAAACTGAGGCTTTCACTTGCTTGCAAACCTGAGAACAAGCACACTCCTTCATCTGTTCCAGGACCACTGGACTTTAGATACCAAAGAGTTGTACAACTGTCAAATCAAGTATAATGAATACTTGGTTCAATGCTGCAATGTATGTGAATATCATAGTAGCATTTTTTTGTTCACAGTTGTGAATGATCATGATTACATTCATTCTCATCCCCATACTTTTGAGAGGTATGGTTCATGTTCACAGAGATCAATGTGTCACACAGACTGATCCAAGTTGTAATGTCACCACTCCATCTTTAGTTTTGAAATTGTTCCTCAGGGACTCCTCATTATAAAGAAaccaataaaaattataatttaaataaacaataaatcacTAACCTGGCCTCATCCTTGGTTTCGTGGCTGGTTTGTCTTTGGCACTattactgctggtgctgttggCATCACTGACTGAGGCACTGCTTTTGTCCTTCAGTTTGTGGCCTTTACCTGACTGCATGCGTTCCCACTCTGCTATTTtatcttccctcatcttttcctctctctgtggAAAAATTGAAAAGCTTGATCAGGTggacatatatacacacaatctgaatatatataattatgtaacTTCATCAACTTAACCAACATGAGTCATGATCCAAGCACATCTTAAGAATGGCCTGAACTGTAACTAAATTCATTCAAACCCTTGGTGTCACCAAGTCATCTAATGACTATAAAAGATGCAggttaaaaaatataaacagtagataaataaataaaaaaaaacataccacttttttcttctctaagcTCTCATAGGCAGCCTTGTTGTATTTCTCTTGCATCCTCTGACGAGCCACATCAAGGGCCTGGTGTCTGGCTAACAAGATGTCAGGGTCTGGGGAACATTGCATACTTAGTATACTGCTCACCAAGTGTAACTCCAAATGGCTTGCTTAATGCAGTATACAATGTGGGTATACACTAAGTAAAAGTGCCTAATGCATTCCTTAGACAAGTATAAGGCTTTACTGAGTTTAGGATTAGGTCACACTAGGAACTGCTCAACATAAATCATTTGGTCCAGAAATCCAACAGTTTAAAAAGTGTAAAGAGACTGGGATAGTAGTAAATCAATCATAACAAGATAAATAACTTACTTTTGTGGTACTCTGCAGCTTCTTGatcatcttctctcttcttcagccATCTTTTGATTTTAGGTTCCAACCGAGTCCAGGCAATAAAGCCAACCAACAAGAAGCCCACTGCATACCATCCATAAGCAGTCAGAAATGATAGCACTAAaagaaccaaaaagaaaaaaaatatattaatattgCACATGTCATGCTCTATTTTTTAAGATTCACAGACTGATCAGAAGGTAGGATTAATTAGACATGAGAGGCTGCTGCCAGGGGAATGGACTTTGGCAGGCCACTCAGGAGACCCATGAGTCTAACTTGTCACCAACTGGGACACAACTGATTAACAAGGCCCAAGTAAATCTGGTTGGCTGTGATTGTCCTATCACTAAGCATCACACATAtgtaatatgctttatatgTAGTATGCTCTTTCCTGAAGTGTCAGGAATAAACTGCTTGCATGAAGCAGTATAATGATGGCAACAAACCATTCATCAAAACAGATGAGAAAACACCAAGAAAGCTTTGAATAAACATGTTTCCCTTGAAtgcagagagggagaaaggtgacACTGTAGCAGTACCTGTGACAAAGATGATGGAGTCTGTTCCACTACACAATGTTACTTTCTAGCATTCCTTATAATAATAGTATCCTCTACCCGCTCTACATGAGACAAGCAAAGATACAAGAATCCTAACACTATTAACTCACTAACTTAGGCAACTTGAACTTAAGAGGTTAGCCCAGACTCACCCCTTGTAACAAGATAAGTGATCAGTGCTGGGTTCTGCTGCTCAAGGGTAGGTGGGTGAATCCCCTCCAACTCCTGCTCATCTGGTTCAGCTATTACCTGCTCCGGCTCCCCCATGACAAGATtatctgaaaaaataaataaataaaataaataaataaataaataaaatgaaataataatattgatagaATGATTAAAGAGGTAAACAAATTCAAACAAGTCTCAGAGCAAGTATTATGATCCTGTTACTGTGAATACTATCATTGTGTGAGCCATCTTATGGCCTGATCACCAGACAGCCAAAGCAATTAATACCCTTATTACCAAACAACCAATGCACAATCCCAAACAGCCTGATCACCAAACCCAAAACAATAAACAGCTTGATTGCCAAACATTTAACAATCTGATTGCAAAACAGCCAAAACATCTTAATCAAACACGATCACCAAACAGCCACAATGTCTTACAGCCTAAACACGATATGGCCAAGTATGTCTTATAGAATAAACACCAAGTGGATAAAGCATCTTGCAACCTTAGCACCAGATGGCCAAAATATCCTGTGTCCTGAACACCTAACAACTGGAATGTCTTGCAGCCAAAACCTCTCACAGCAACCACACCTTTCAGCCAAAAATAAAAACTACCAAAACTACAACTACCGAACAAAAACTGAATAATTTCTGAGTCTTCCAGCCAAAAATATTAGTATATGTAAAATAGGACCCAGGCTAGACCCAGCAGACCAAACTACTACCACCCACACAAGATCACCACTGACAACTACTCGCCAAGCACAATCATGGCTGAAAAGTTATGCAGTCTCATTTCATCATGCTGCTCAGgaagattttattattattactttagaaattataacaaaagaaaagttgGATGATATCAAAATAATATAATGTTACTGCACGGGAAGTTGCTAGGAATGACGCTACTGTAATGTGTAGGGTTACACCTGTTGGCCTCTCCCTCTTGGACCACATGTAGCAAGCAAGGTGTGAGAAGGCACTAAACTTCTGGGTCCCATACTTTGCAGGCAGGAGAGGTGGCAGGCAGGTGACCGAGATAGCCAGTTGACAATGAGGTTTCACTTGGCAGTCAGCACCCAGTCACAGAGGAATGCAGACATGGAACAGAGCAGTGGAGGCAGCAGCTGTGTAGGTGCCCGTGGGTCTTAAGGGAGTAACAGTGACACCCTGGTGAGCAGACCTGAGGCGAGGGTAGATGCACATGTGGTGACCAGAGTTGGTACCTGGTCATGTGGCAGCCTGCATGAGGTGCTGTGGAAGCCAGAGGAAGCACAGGCCTGGAGGAAGACCACAGAGGGTGGATGTCATAGCTGGCTGTGGAacctccctgctgctgctggagaaCAAGAGGCTGGTGGAGTTTCTGTGAGGTGTCTGCTGTGTATCTGAGAGCCAACCTGAGGAAAGAACGTGTGAGGAAGATGTCCTATGGCTGTGAGAATTACTGGCGGCTGGGAAGTGGAGCTGAGAGAGCCTTTGCCGTGTTCAGCCGCTGCCTCTGCATTATGCTCAGAGATGTGTCTTGTGGTTCTGCTCCAGATTCACCTCATGTGCGAGGACACCTGAGTGACTCTGGCCACTAAGTGTCGATTTCCTTGTTGGGCAGGAAAGGTTCTCTGGAGCAGGTAAGGAAGTCAGAGGCTTGTTAGGATCAACTTTGCTATGTAACACCTCATCCATGATGTTTGCTGCTAACCTGAACACATCTTCAACAGCTTTCTCTTTTATAAAGACTGAAATCTTACTCATTACTGCTGGGCATGCTTCTGAGGGATGGCAATGAGGATTGTGAACTCTGATGTAATTTTCAGCTATTTCTTTTACTATAGCTTCACAGTTTGTATCTTTATTCCTTACAACACACTgccaatacacagcaatactcGATTTTCCTTTTTAACCAGTATGCATAGCCCTGGCTGTCTACTGGCTTATGCTTTCCTGTCTGAAATGATAATCATACTTATGTGATGTCTTCATTACTAGCTGTAGGAGTTGCTCTAATCTCTCCAGCATGGCCAAATGTCATGCTCTCATCCATGGGAGTTGCAGTAGGAATCTCAGGAGTCCCACTCCCCTCAGTGCTGCATGCATCACACATCCAGCTGATGTCCATCCCCTCTCTCACAACTGTCCAGTATTCTTCCCTGGTGACACCACTCCCACATGTTCTGTGCTGCTGTTGCATGCACCTGTCATACAGCAGTGCCTCCTGTTACTAATCATTGACATTTTGAAAGAATTTTTAAAAAAATCcctgaaaaaagggaaaattccTTGCATCTGACATTATATAATTCAACAGTTAATTTGGATATCATGTCCATGTTACATACAAGCATAAAACTTACATGCCATGTAGAAGGCTTGGTGACCTTGCCGTAAACATAAAAATATCAGGGAGGCACATGTCTAGTATGGCTGTAATAGCACTCgagtgtggagaaatttgatattttcCGTTgagtgtggagaaatttgatattttccgtcgagtgtggagaaatttgatattttcCAAGTCCAGTCAAGAGTAAACactgaaattattttcttttgtttataactgggatttgcagcatattaggatttcatggtatctatacAGCTGATCCTTCCAATCACGTGCTGCCACTCATGAGGCCACCAATTACGACTTTCCACAATGGgttcagttacacttttcatttgtttttcagGCATTCTGATGGAGGCTcactgtcatttgttaatatggctacCCAGTGGAGAGAGGTGAAGCAAACAGTGCCAGTGTTtggtgggaaaaaaagtgactaTGTGGGATATTTAGCAACAGCAATGGTTAAGTTGTGatatacagacataaagaagaggtTCCATGTGTTTAAAGAAGCCAAGGGGGGAGGGTGCAGATCCCCTGGCTAGGATACGTTAGGGAAATTCTAAATATTAAGGGAAATCCCCTTAGATTTTTTAACACCCTTATTTCACTTGCTTTTTCACACCCCCCCAaattccccacaggcccccaagcttgtttgAGGGATTAGGGGGAGTTGGGGTGAATGGGGGGGCCGGActtcttatcaagaaataccTATTCAACAGCAATATATTACCTGTTGGTGGCACACAGTTTATCTGCACACAAAGCAAAGTCAACCATGCTGCCCCAGTAGACCTGGTGGTGATTGGTGACTGATCTGCAATGTGCTATGCCTACCAAGAAACATTGATTCATACAAGACAGGTCTGACAGGAAACGAGACGAATGTCATTGTGTCACAAGGCttgaaaagaaacaaactgAATGCGAGGATCACAAGGTTCGACAGGAAACGAGCTGAATACTCCAGGTATCACAAGATTTGAGAAGAAACGAGCTGAATGCGAGTTCATATATGTATTAAACTTTCTATATGTGCAAAAAATTTGGAGTTAATAGTCTCGAGTTGGTATTGCAAAATGGTTCGAGTTGGTTCACCTGGTGGGAGTCCGTAATAATGAATGGTCCGAGTTGCGGTGATCTGTCCTTGGAGTGGTAGTATGACATAAGTGATTCAGCGTGACATGTAAGTCCAAATTGTGAATCGCACTTTTCCTCGACGCGACCATCTGATCACACCAACCATTATTAGCCCCATGATGCAACATTCTCATACACCCTTCATCCCGCCCTGCCCTTCGCTTCCCTTCACCCCATTACTCCCCACCACACACCCGTCAGGTCACACTCACTCCACTCACGCTGAGGTCACGGTGGGCGGCACTACATGGGCACGATGAGGCAGTGCAAAGTGGAACTGCCACGTCCTTCCCCCTGTCCTGGCTTTGTTTATTCTGATCGTGACGTCAGGACTGGTCTGTGACGTGTCGTCAGCCGCCAAATTTACACATCATCACCCAACACTACTCCCTTATTGGTTCAGGATTAGTGGATATTTTATTGAGGGGTCTTATTTATGCCTTATTTCTTAGCGTCATTCCAAACCACTCATTATAGACTATTATGCAGCAGGCTAAACCTATTAGTAGCCAAAACTGTCAAAAttttacctctcctttcctttccctattaGTAATTAAAATGTATACTAACGGGTCTCAGGTAAGTTGACTTTTAGTATACCATAATATTATGACTTCAAACCATTCCCAGTACACTACTGAATGGGGAGATTAAACCATTGAGTAATTGATAATGTTGGTAATAATGCCATAACGCGACTTTATCATTTCACAAATTAACGGGGCTTATCTAGAATAAAATTTCACATGCCCTAGGGTCTTATTTTCAAGGTAGTCACCATATAATACTAGATAAGACGTCTACCTATTTAATGGCTGCTTACAGTGGGGTGATGCGGTGTCGTGTGCAAGTGTCCATCGGTGCGGAATTGTACTTTGTGCTCCACACTCCTCTgttatctttgctcaaactCCTGCATGAAAGGGTCTATGGGGCTGATATCCTAACCAGACGAAGAGTAATCACCGATTGTCATTATGAGTGTATATGACACATCATCAGTAGTCTTATAATCTATTGTTTATCGAATATTTTTAAACCTCCGAGTACCTCCGACTCGGACAGTTCTGCACAATATGGACATATCATCCTGGATTTTCACTTTTTGAAGTAAATACTGCGAATTCCACGTTTCTTTTGCTAacgtagaaaaaataatgactCACGTTGTCTCGGGTAATATTTCAATGAGAAATGTTCAATATTAAGTAATTTATTGATCAAAGTAGGTCGGCCCTTCACTTTCGATGAGACGATGCTGGTGTCCACTCCGAAAGTCTTGATAAATGTCGTTTCTTAATTATTTGATAACACATAGTGATTGTGGTAGAGCATATCAGTAAAATATGGTCTCCTACAATTTTGTTTGCAAGGAAAACATGCATTTACCTAAAATAAACCTGTAATAATGCAAAATATAATGCGCAGTCGATCGCAGCAACGTGAACTAAAAATCCAGCTGAGTCATAAGGCTCCTCGCACTTCCATATTTTACAAAATACTGGGCTACAAAGCAAATTTCTTTGGACATTTCGACAGAAGAATAAATATACCATATTCACACGAAATTGCTTACAATAGGACTGCATCTCTGAGTCTCGACTGTCTCAATCCCTCCTATCCCACATGAGATGTGCGACTGAATGAAAACTACAGGACAGCCAATGGCATACAGTAAATATGCTAcctgaattaaaaagaaatccTAGTCCGCACAGACGGACACTTTTGCACACGACAGTATCTCTGTGCGATCGTTCGACGCGCGCGTGAGCTTTACCGGCCATCATGAGCAGCTTCCGGCCCTCCTAGGCACCAAGCTTGCACCAGCACACACAGGCAGCCATGGCCCGTGTCATCGTCTTGTTCAGCGGAAACCTACTAGTAGGTTAGATGAGGCAGCAGTTCACGAACCCCTTCAAATACAGTCAACTTCCAGTCTGACCTCTGGTCACCGTCCTCTGCCTCGGGTCTACGACTGCCAGTTCGCGCCACGCACCCACCAAAAAAATCCCCAAaagtctttcctcttccattaacATGCACCAACTACTCTCATATCAAGCTCCAATAATactaaatgaaatataataaagtaTAAACATGTCAAACTAAATTATGTCATTATAATTGTAATTGCAAAAGTATCCATATATCACTAAAGCGCCAAGTTCAAACTGGTCATGGCGGTGCTTACACTGTTCAATATCTCATCTATTGCATGGTCTAATGTAAAGTAATCAAAAAACTTGTGTGACTTGAAACCTCTCATTAAAAGAGTGTTTCCTCAGTATATATGATTATCAAATGTTGAACAAAATCAGGCAAACTCTCATTTCCCACCTGGATGTTGACGAATGcaaatttgttattatttttttctttatcaaatgGTTTATTAGGATCCACTCCACCAACATATACCGGCATACAATGTGGATGTGCAACTGTCCaatttcccctccccccaaaaaaaataaataaataaaaataaataaataaaattaaaaaaattaaaaaatcacTGAGAACATTATAACTACTTACCAGCATGTATATATGGGGTTCAAAATACTCAGGATGAAAACTACTGGAGGTAGGTAAGTGGGCAAAGATCCGGAACAATACCATATATTCATGATATAGTTATTTATAAGCATCTTGACAgaatgtgtatttatttatctatttttcatgaCTATTGCCTCACACAAAATACTACAAGGTAAACTTCTAGAAGTACGCAACACTCTGACAATCACAAGGAATAAAGAGGATGCACTGCTTACCTCTGACCAGGCTTATAGGTTGCTCTATTCTTGATGAGTTGGATGAATGTGCAGGCTATGAATATGACCACAAAGTAAGCAAATATAAAGTAAACACTAAACAGACCTGTAATGGGCTAACCTTGCTAGATGGACAGTTCTCAAGATAGTGACGAAGAAAGGCaactatttttccttcacatgTTAATATTTCTGCACCACAAGAATCCTTTTGTTAGTAGTTTCCCaacctaataaataa
This genomic window from Scylla paramamosain isolate STU-SP2022 chromosome 33, ASM3559412v1, whole genome shotgun sequence contains:
- the LOC135089671 gene encoding selenoprotein S-like, translated to MGEPEQVIAEPDEQELEGIHPPTLEQQNPALITYLVTRVLSFLTAYGWYAVGFLLVGFIAWTRLEPKIKRWLKKREDDQEAAEYHKNPDILLARHQALDVARQRMQEKYNKAAYESLEKKKVREEKMREDKIAEWERMQSGKGHKLKDKSSASVSDANSTSSNSAKDKPATKPRMRPEYNPLTGDTGASSCRWRPTGRGPSGGG